The sequence GCAGGAAATGCCTTTGAGCACATAGTCAATTCTCTTCCTCTGGCTGATGGGAGACTCATGCCAGGTTTCTTTGTCTAGTAGGCCTAAAGAGTACCACCCAGCAAGTGGCCTCTAATCCTTCACCATAAAAGGCCAGATGTCTTGCTAACTTTTGCAAGACTCAGCCAGCCAAGGAATCCATCCCTTCTATTGATTTACATATATCCCTACTGTTGATTCAGTTGATTTTCTGTTGAGTATATAGGGTACACACACTGTAACTAAGAGACAGAAATACCCATCGCTttggatgtttttttgttttgtttaatcaGCGAGATTATATTGAAATTTAGTTGCAGCTGACTCCTCACTCCAGTTCCCTCATGGGTGTCAACTTGTAAAGCCATTTTAAGTGCTACTGAAGCATCCCAGCCTTGTACCAAGGATGCAGCAATGTTCCTACACCATCTTAACATCAAACACATTACTGAGGTTGGCGTACCAGACAACCACAGACAGTCATGCATGTCTCTGCGGGAAGATAACCTCTGGAATGCAGCGGTCAGGTGGGACATCACCCAGGAAACTCTGCTGGCTCACTGCACATAGATAATCACTCCAACTGTAGGTCAGCAGGCCCGTCATCGCACAAACACAATAACGGTCACCTCAACACACTACAGCGTTTGAAGTAACGCAGTCATCCTGGGGTTGGGTCATTACAAAGtcttaaagggggggggggtgtcagtggTAAAGGTTTTAATGAAAGTGTCTCCTTGGAAGAATTAAAGTCTCTTAAAAGACAATCCAAGGGCAGAAATCTTCAAGCATGTGGTGGCTTCAGAGGGGAGCAAGACAATTACAAGCTTCCTGTTCTGACCTTCGGGGAGCACTTGCGTCACACAAAAATGTTGCCCTCCTTCACTCTCCAAAAGAAAATGGGTCACATGGCCTCCTGAGCCACTTTTTACAGCTTCCACTCGCTACTTGCACAGGGCCAGTGACAAACAGCCTGCAGCACTTCAGACTCACATTTTGCCAGATCAGGAGCATCCAGGCACCTCCTGCCCAGTCCCAGTCCCCAGATGGCACGTTCTGAGCGAACGCGGTCATGACCCTGTGCCAGACACAAATTATGCTGTGCAGAGTCAACTACATGGAGGATACATTTGTTTTCCCCCTACCCCACACAGTTACACTGCTCTCCACCCAGATGGAAACCTAGCGAAATGCCACCAGACTCTATTACTGATCTGCCCCTAATCTGATGTGAATGTTTTGGGTCCGTACCACAGGGTGTCACTGAAACTGTCGGGTAGGGGAGCTGATAGTAGGTTTAGAGTTTTTGACAGCAGCGCATGATGTGTAACATGTTTACAATTAAATCAAATCACCTACTGCCCACCCCCAGATGATTCGAATTGAGATGATGAAGGGATTGAACGCTCACGCATGGCCCTATCGGTTTCTCTGGAGGACAAGGGTGTTTACGCCGGTGGTTTTCTCGAGCCTCTCTTGGCAAGGACCGCCTGGCTGGGCACTTGCCTCGCTATTTATCCCTGAGAGTTCACGGTTACAACACATTAAAATAGGATGACAGCTGTGTTTCTGCCGGTCTTTGCAGACATCAAGTCCAAGTAAGTGGAAAATGCAATGGTAGTGAAATGTTGCCAACAACACTGATTATTGCATTAATGCGAAAGAATGAAAGTAGTGCGTAAGAAGAGTAAGCTACTTGTTTATTGCATCTAAAGACTGGTAGCAAATTACTGTTTCGTGAAGGACTTCCACCAACGCACTGCTTGGTCTCCACGAAACGCTGCCGAGAGAGCGCATGGCTGGTGATCAGACTCCGCTCCTACTCCGCCCCCACTCAACGCTCTCATGATGGAACCACTTAGGCGACGCAGTTTGTTTTGGATAAATATGGAATGACATGCACCCCTCGACATTTGGTTGGCACATTCGAAGACTTCTTGAACATACAAACGCagataggctactttcacaaaggGACATGGGATAGCTACCTTTTGCTCTGGGGGCTAGTCACCCACAGATGCGTGAATCAAAGGCAAAACAAAATACTCGATCGATTAAACATCCTACAGCCCCATAATAATCCACGGCATTATTCGTTAATATAATTAGCCATACAAGCCAGAGAAAATATCGTTCATAGGCTTACATTACTGTATCAGTACGTTGTCAATAAAAGAGAGAACACTTCACCACAAATTGCAACAATGCAACTAACCTTGAGTTTCCTCCACTTGTTACAACGCAGGCTTAGGGATGTCCCCTTGTAAAGTTTAAGGTTCCTTTTAAATTCATAATTGACTGGATTCGGCAGTTATGTTAGTCTACGCGTCTTCAGGCAAAAGGAAGAGAAGTTGTGTTCGCAAGATGACTGTTTCATGGACAGCCCCTGAAGACAAAGCGAAGGATTACGTCCTTAAACAGCTGTTTCCAAAATGGAGTTATCCCATAGCCAATCACGCTCCCGCACTGAACTCGGGCGCTGCCGCCGGTGGGGGCACTGCACTGTGTCAAATACCCCGTGCAAACAGTGCCATAGAAATATGCTACCAAGTGTTTAGAAACCGAGAGGGCCTCTTTACAAGTCTGTAACGAATAACGATATTTAAAATAATATCGTTTAACCGTTACGAGGCGTTAATTAGACAGAATGAGGCGGTTTCCACTTACGTCTATTTAGGAACACGTTACCCTGGGTGCTGTGTTCGACCTCGTTGCTTTTGTTATTTCAAATGTCACGAGCTCATAAAATCTCAAATGACATGCCGACATACGACTAGTGTCTTCGTTCAAGGATCAAGGGACCTAAGCTACAGTTTGGCCATACTTTTATACAGAATTTGGGAGTTGACATGCTATGTTCTTTCTTTAGTTGTGCCAATAATAAGAGGGATGATATAGGCCATAATTAGCGAGCCTGGGTAGCAATGACTACGTAATGTCTGAACCTGTACAATGACTCCCTCTAGGGGAGATACAGATTATTGCGGTAACACAGACGTTCTAATTTGCGGGGAATGTCTTTTAACTCATCAGGACACGGAACCAGTTATATGCCACATTCCAGTACACAAAGCCAACGCTTTATTAAGGTATCCAGGCTGTTTCTGGTGATGTTTTTGAGAAGCAACCCACATACACTAATTTGAAATATATGCCTGTCCACATCTCAATGGCCAGAAGCTACCTGGttattataataaaaaaaatcctgcCAGGGATCATGAACAATGTGAAAACATGGAAAATCAAAGTTAACTATAGAGGTGGATCTGTACAAATACTAAATTAAATGTCCCTTTCATGTTTTTATCTCTCTTTTTGGCAAAAGGGGAAAGAGATAACAAAATGGCAGGTTTTAAATGACCACAATGTTTGTTTGAAGCATGTGATATGATCAAGATGGAAGACTCACAGCCAGTGCTTGGTGATGTCTGTAGAGGTCAGTTCCAGCTCTATAACAATACCTTAGCTGACTGGACAGagtggtatttgtgtgtgcacatgtggcgGGTAACATACAAGGTGTTGTTAGAGAACAGCAAACCTGCTGTGGCGTTTACAGTGAGATACATACACTTACATCCATACAATGCAGATGCTTTCACTGCACTGGCTATACATCTAGTATACATACATCTATACATCTAAGAGCAATTCACATACAGTTTGGCTATTTGTATTAAGACTGAATGGGTATGCAAGAAAAGCATGGAGAGGAACAAATTAATCTTTAGTGTAGACCACCCAAGTGAAGACTGGTAGATATCCAGACTGCTGCCCGTCCTCCCATTCATAAGATACTGGATGCTCAACTACACTAGCCCCATCTCCGATTAAGGCAAACCATCTTTGGGTGTCAAACAAAATGAGTGGCTAACGCAAGATaaagcaacattattaaatagtCTCCCTTTAACTTCCACCTCACAACTCATATTCAGAAATGGCTATAGACTTTGGCAAGACCACCTCAGAGTAAATTGACATAATTGCAAATTACACAAAAATATAACTCAGGACATAAAAcatacatttcaaaattccCATCATATAAGAATTAACGTCGTTCTCTCTCAAATCAATGTCTGGGGTGAACAGAGAGCATTCGTCAACACATCGTTCAGTAGCAAGGTTTCCAACAGCGGGTGAGCAGGAGGGCCCAGCAGTAATGAAACCATTAGAGCAAGAACAGTGGTTAGCGGAATGGAAGCAAATAACAGCGGTCAGTAGTGATGTAAGTCAGTAGGACAGAGGAGTGCCATAAGTGTGTGGTCAGTCACTGCGGGCAGTAATGGCAGAGCAATCACTAATGGGAGCAGCGAAGCCATCTGTCATGGCTGACGTGATGAGCAGTGTGGAGGTCCGCAGCAGTCAGTGCGGTGGTCAGTAACAGTAGTAGAGCTGCGAGCGCAGGCTCCTGAACGTGTCCTCTCCATGAGCTCCACTGCCGCTGTGCTCGCCGTCAAACAGCATGGAGTCCGGCAGCACGCCATCCTCCAGCGGCTCAGGCTGACAGAACTCCACCACAAAGTTCTCCTCGGCGTCCAGCAGCGTCTGGGTCCACACCGCCATGTCTAGCTGGCCGGCCACGCCGCCGTACTGCTCGGGTAGCACCGAACGCGGGATGCTTCGGTGTAGGGAGGACAGGTCCGAGCCGTGAAGGACATACTGcatgggaggagggagagagagagagagaaagagaaatagagagagacagagagagagacaaagagagagagagaaagatagatagaataGTTTAATACACCCAACCAAGGCCGGTGGAAGTTGGTTTTGGTACAGTGTGCTCATCCCTGCTGCACATTCATACATGGACAGCAGTAGACATCACACATTATGATGTTAATGATGGTGGGTCTCTGTGTTGACTGATGTGGTAGGGGCCAACATAGAAGTTAAAGCTTTGTTGTAATATCCTCCTCTAATATGCTGTGTTGTACGCTCACATCAAGAATTCATGAAAAGACTATAACAGCAGCAAGCTTTAAGTTAATATTCATGTGCTTACCACAAGCTGATTTCTAAAAGCACTGTAACATACTTGGAAGCTATAGATCTTACTCCTATGAATGTTGTCCCTACATATACTATTGCTAACTAAAACCCTCAGAGACTAACACAGAATTTAGTTATCGCTATTCGGCCACCCTAAAAGCCTAAATCATAAACACAAAGATCTGGGGTCCACATTAAGGCGGGGGTCACATTAGCCAGGccgcaagcggcaggtttcctattgttgtctatggttcggcagcagaacggtggcaacgctggcgtaacgctagcgttgaacaaactgaggagcgttgaacttggttcaactttcaaagcgcaacgcgagcgtattcaattgacaaaccgtttgtgttgcttaggaacgagatagaactcattatggtctgagcgttgtgtTACGTTTGctgcttgccgctggctgatgtgatccccgcctaagtGAGTATGCATGTTGTGAGGGCCTAACATGTGACTCCCGTCATTCTCTGATCTGTAGCATTGGACATTGTCACACACAGATTGCTTACCCTCTCAGCCATCTTCTCCTTTAGGAAGGGCTTAATAATGGCAAATATTCCCTTAAAGATGCGTGGCTCATTGATGATGTTCACAGCTTTTATTCTGATAGGAAAACCATCCTGAGAGAAGGGAGAAGAAGGATGACAAAGTGCACAAGGAAATGAGGAGAGCAGATAGATATTCACACTTGGACACAGCGGAGATGGTGGAGCGGCAGCATCACCGCATGAAAAGCAGTCAGTCCCaatcaactttaactttaacattcaatatgtgtatgtatccACAATATTCCTGAGCCAACAATGGGCATCGCCATGACACTTCAGTATTCAGAAATCCGGTTGTATATTTCCAGCCGAAGCTGTGTTGCATTAATTTTAATGTTATGGTAGACAGTGCCTGGCGCATCCTAAGCCATGCAAAATTAAACTTTTAGTAATATATTATATAGAATAAACATATTGGGcagaataatataatataatataatataatgaaTAATATTCTAGTTAGCCTGCGAAGACTGCACTAAGTTATTATGTAAACAAAATGGACAAAAGATGAAAACCGGACGGGGAAATGTGCATTTGATATGAAGCATGTAGACATATGATGAGAACAGCAAGCGCACCTGCAGGATTCCTACCACCTTCTTGGCCAGGAACGGTCCAGGGTTGGATGCCTGGGACAGCCCCACGCCACTGTAGTCCACGAGGATCACCAGACCATTCACCTGGGTCTGCTCTGCCTCGATCAGCTTCTCAAGTGTCAGGTAGATCGCCCGGATGTTGTCCACAAACGGGTAATCATTTTGCCTCCACTTCCCTGTACAAGAGTGTGTGGGTAAACCCATTACTATTATTAACTTAACAATCAGCATTGTTAAGAACAAATTAGCTTTCAATATTGCAGGATAACATCAGTGGGAGACTTGACAAGCAGGTGACATTTCAGACACCAGACAGTTCAGTCAATCATCAGACAGGAGGAGATCATGGTGATAAGACTTGATAGGTGAGTAGAGGAACTGAGTGTTGAGCACAGTCTGTGTAAAACTTCTCCATGAAAAGATAAGCACACCAACAACACCAACATaagcaaacatacaaacaaaaaataggTGCAGTCTCACCTGGCCTGAGACATAGAATGTAGCGCCCATGGTTGTCTGACTGGGGCAACACTGTTAGGACGCCTCGCTCCAACACGTGCTTAACCGTAGAGGGCCGGAGGTCATGGAAAACCTCGGGCCAGGCCCGTCGGCTGGCGTGATAGTTCAGCAGCAACTGGAGAGCACGGTCATAATCAAACTTTCTGGCGCGCAAGAAACGCAGCAGGAATGCATCGTCCAGACGCGTGCGCAGGTGTGGGTGTTCCTTCAGCACCATGTCCCGCAGCGCCTGTACGTCACGCAAACGCCACTCGGGCTTCTCCTGCAACTCCTCACGAGCCTTGGCCTCCAGGGCAGGATTCAACGTGCACGAGTAAATTGGGGGAGGTGGACCGGGGAACCCTCCATTAGTGGGCTGTGGTAAGTCTACCCCTGTGGTCGGGGTTCCCTCCATACCACTGCCTTCAGCCATGACCTCACTATGAATCTGAAATTTAAAAAAGATACATCAGGCAGACttaaactgtagcctactgattttTACCTCATTCTCAGAATCCCCGTAGAAGTGAATAAACAGAAACAATGCATATCTCAACAACAGCCTGCAAAGTAAAACAACAGCCATGCAGGCCATTCAGTCAGAATTTAGCTTTATGTCAAACAAGAGGGGTGTTGTGTCTGCCAACGCAGTACATTTAACGACAATATGGTAAAGTCATATACTGTACGTTGGTCATTTAAAGTACTGTTTGGTTTAAAAGCATTCTTAGGGTTAACTGGGAAGACAGATTATTTTAGTGGttagctggctggctggctcctgtctctctcacctTCTTGCAAGAATCTGTCCAGTGACCGCTGATGTCGATAACAGATTCTCAGTACCAGTGGCACGCTGTCTCTTTCATAAACATCAAATCGTTCATACACAGGACACCGAACAGAAATTATATACCCTGTCGATTAAATACATGTTTATAGAAAGGGACTTGATTTTCTCGATAAACCTAATTTGGGAAGAGAAAACAAACGATACAGTCACCAATAGGGACTTCCGGGAATAAAGCTAAAGCCTTTGCCCATTGGCTGTTCGGGGGCACGTCACGTGACAAATAGCGTCATTTTATCACAAGGGCCTAGGGAACAGCTCTTTTGACCCTCTTCAGGGAATCCCACATTTTTTAAAGGGGGCCTACTCTATTTTTACTTTAACAACAATAACGTGCTGTTGCCGTGAAGCTGTATTGTCTTTTACTAGAATATAATCTTTCCTAAGATGTGATAAGATTTGGCTTTCACTTTGGCCATAATTTTGTCATAGCCTGAATGCTAAATTGACACTAGGTGGCGGTATTGGTATTCCAATAGGTGTAGTCTAAGCGAAACCCTCTCAGTTTATGATATGAAATAGTGACTGACTTTGGTGTAACCTACTTTGGTGTCAGATAACAATGGTATCATCATGTCAGCTTGTAACCTGTCAAGTGCAGAATAGGACGCCTggaacagagtgaaataaaaaCGGATATGATTTCACCGGATGATTGAGTGGGTGAttccagtttacctgctggtcCTATAATCCATTAATATATGACTGGGAACAACatctctttcctctccacaGGCCCAGGCCCTTGACAACTTTGAAGTCAGGCGCCTTAGAAAATTACAGGACTATCAGGAATTGTTTTATGGCGTTTTATCAGTGAGCTAGATTGCACGCCCTTGCACAAAATATCCTTGACCATACTTTGCCACGTCCCCACAGCTTTATTATCATGTTTTTGAGGCTCTCACATTTTACAACCAGAGGGAAGATTAGCCTGTTTTTAAAGATGACTCTGCCTAGACCTGGGGCAAAGAGAAACCTCTCGAAGTCACATAAACCTAACCTGTAGAATCAGATGAATAAGTAAATCACTCGTTTGATCAAGTTTTAATGATTCAGGTTATTACATCAGGTCTGAATGATTCATCATGGTATCAGATATGTCCACTGACCTTCTTCCATCTCTCACGTGACAGTGCTGTCATCTCAGTGTGGCTGGCCTCTGAAGCCATGACCGATGTCATCTCTGTTTTGCTCATTCAGTTCAACCATTTACGAATGCCTCCAGTGCCTGGACATCCAATATTTACTAGACAAATAGGGATTGCACAAAGTGCTCTCAGAGATAACAGGCGGTGCTCCCAGGAGCATGGCCGCCACTAGCCCCATTCCTCCAGGGTAGAGATGAAATCAATATCCCACTTGGAATAAAGGGCCGAGATGTAGGCTATTCAAGAACTATACGAATCACGTGTAATACCAGTGTATTAATCATTAACATTTGAAAGGGTCAATTAGCTTGTAGCTGATTTTGATCAAGATTATTAATGAACCCATAAACTATCAATTATTGAGTGGGACTGAAgcaggaaaagtgtgtgtgtgtgtgtgtgtgtgtgtgtgtgtgtgtgtgtgtgagagagagagagagagagagagagagagagagagagagagagagagagatgaaacagAAACATTTGTGTAAAAATAAAACCTTGACATtttaattttcatttcacatttcaaGGTCAGGTATAGCAGTGTGGTTTCCAAAGGCACTTTTCCAGAGGTTTTACAGTTTGCAAAATTAGTTAACATTGCACCTGTCAGTATCTAATAGCCAACAGAATATGTCTACACATCTACAGAACAAACAACTTTTATCTGACATTTCTGAAAGTGAAAATAAAGGGACTTCTTCAGTTGTCAGATCTCACAGGGAGCCTCTGCTCATCACAAAGTGCTCTAATGTCTATGAACCAATCCagttaatatactgtacatgataTTTACATTTGGCTAATATGATGCTTGGAGAAGACTGTTATACAAAATGCATTGTGTGTTTATATTGAcattcaaaaacaaacaaacatgcatgaAAACTGCGGTTAGATTGGAAAGGCAACACAAGCTGTCACAAAGCTTCGGGCAAGATGAATTCTCACAAGAAACTATTGTTTATTCCATGTTACTGGCCTGAATTAGATAGGTTCTAGGTTTGACTCACTTAAATACTATACAGTACCCAGCTCCTCTAATGGCCTGATGACTGTAACATTCATGTACTTAGTATAATTACACATAATCCATTTTTTCCTAAGGCATTTTACatttaatgtgagtgtgtgtatgtttatgtgtgtgtgattgtataaGAGTTTTGTTAACCCCTCAAAGTCCGTaaaattcacaaaaaaaaaatatgtcctTGAATATTTCACAACATTATCATGTTAGAGCTATTCCCGACAATAGGAGCAAAGGAAACAAATACATTACAAATTTCTCTGAGGTGGAAAACCATATGTATTCTGTCTGTGTTAACGTGCAAGCTAAATGGCTTCTTGCTTAGTGATGGTGGGTTGAGGGATCGAGCTGGGTGGCTTGGCCACCGTTGCTATGACACCCTGAGCCAATTTGTAGTGTTCGGAGCCAGATGTTGCTGGGGGTGAGGGTATTGGAGTTTCCGGAGTGGCTGTATGAGAGAACCAAGAAGAGACATCAGTTGTGACCACGGCAGAGAAaggcctcaaacacacacacacacacacacatgcacattattacctggacaaatgaaaaacattcagcttttttttttttgcacgtgGGACAACAACTACAGGGAAGAAAGAACCTTTTGGTGAGTGTGAAATAAAGACCTCTTATGAAATTTCTGAAGGCATTAGAAAGGTTAAGAAAGAATAACAGTAGCTTTCTTTGACCATGTAAGCCTGATTATGCACTGGGAAGTCCATTCCCGGATTATTCCCGCATGCGGGCTGTTTGTCCCTTCTGCTACCTGACCGCCAGCCCACACTCACCGGTCGGAGAGAGGCTTAATCAGCGCCACTGCCAGAGCACGTTTGCACAGCAAGCTTTTCTCCCTCCTAATTACTCCTGCTTTAATGTTACACTGAGTTTCTCTAACGTCAAAGAAGGGTTTCACTGGCCTTCATTGAGACTCCATGTAACGTTACTGTAAGTTACTATGAAGCGTTACAATATGTTGTAATTATGTTTAATTTTTCTTACATTGTCGAGTTATTTTAATTTGCATTGGCACTTCCTCTAAAAATATTGAAGGTATCCCAGAAACGTTGGCACAACATTGAAATGTTGCATTGCTGATACTGATTCTCCAAAATGCCTGAGAGTCATAAGTTGATAGTCCTATGGAGATGtttgagaattttttttttcactcacaGATTTGGCCGTTGTGGATTGGAGTGGCCATGTTAGTGGTGACAATGACGTTGTTGCTGAGGTGCTCCTGCACCAGATGAGGGTGAAGAGAGTGGTGGGCGTGGGGAGCCTCATTCGCAGAGCCTGCAGGAAAAACATGGACGCTGTTATTACTAGAGTAATATACTGCATGCATTTGCAAAATTGTACCTTTGTATGGAAAGATCCctacaaaaaaacatttaacagATTCTTCAAAACATTTGCATTATTGAAAGAGCCTTCCTGTGCAGAATTTAACTGTCCAGAATATtgagtttaaaaataaaaatgatgacTCATGATTACTCACTACTTAAATCCAAATCAAATGTAAACCCGACGGTACATAGATCAGAAATCATAATGATAATTAAGATTCAGGGAAATGTCATGTTCTCACCTCCCAGCAGCATCTCCTGCAGCAGGTTGTCGATCTTGGCCATGCCGAAGAGCTTGACAAACTGGATCTGCTCGATCATCTGCCAGGTGATGCTCTGCAGagtgggcagcagcagcagcagctcgcCAAAGCGT comes from Alosa sapidissima isolate fAloSap1 chromosome 7, fAloSap1.pri, whole genome shotgun sequence and encodes:
- the ttpal gene encoding alpha-tocopherol transfer protein-like, whose protein sequence is MAEGSGMEGTPTTGVDLPQPTNGGFPGPPPPIYSCTLNPALEAKAREELQEKPEWRLRDVQALRDMVLKEHPHLRTRLDDAFLLRFLRARKFDYDRALQLLLNYHASRRAWPEVFHDLRPSTVKHVLERGVLTVLPQSDNHGRYILCLRPGKWRQNDYPFVDNIRAIYLTLEKLIEAEQTQVNGLVILVDYSGVGLSQASNPGPFLAKKVVGILQDGFPIRIKAVNIINEPRIFKGIFAIIKPFLKEKMAERYVLHGSDLSSLHRSIPRSVLPEQYGGVAGQLDMAVWTQTLLDAEENFVVEFCQPEPLEDGVLPDSMLFDGEHSGSGAHGEDTFRSLRSQLYYCY